A single region of the Streptomyces caelestis genome encodes:
- a CDS encoding FG-GAP-like repeat-containing protein, whose protein sequence is MASCAALAMAVTTLGYAASAAETDKAPPEGVNVSPLAKARASGKPVEVVENRTESSETYVNPSGTLTVTRHMTPVRVKQGGTWVPVDTALVSREGRVVPKAAPVGLELSDGGAGPMVRLNDDRHVLEMSWPGELPEPKLAGPVATYAEVLPGVDLQVTAEAEGFSQLLVVKDAKAAKNPKLKKVAFGLKANGLKVTGDDKQGLKAVDAKGRTAFSGPAPQMWDSAKGEKKKRAVMGTEVAEGRITVVPDQKLLSAPDTAYPVYVDPSFTVGMSNWTDVEQMYPNASGWNDRDETNISVGYWYYNNAPNGFRGFFQMDVPNLNATRVVTKATLTFSELGTSPECTTIPLELWHTGRISPATTWNNQPTWNTKIATYSCVGDKITQNVLAAVQAAAKSGSIVDFGVRTTDAVEKKQKGFGWRWVYPMTASLSVEYAYNGQCFMISEVDRKDPDGNAFTKEMNCESQATAVRSEPFNSSAQTGNLLAGPHGFVCWRSGDLNGAGNRIWYYIKGDTSTGWTSWQGWGYVPADKITGAGTEPYPGLPACGVHTTTPGIAAPQDFNSDGLSDVLALQPDGNLALYPGNGNGTLANKRMLWTDGRGTGYTNLFTGDFDADGMGDVGAFADTVIWWWRGDGNSGVEDTRRPLMDNRYKTQAYFNPGLHHPCRVAFAADFNGDGTTDIMAACGQGSEQGNYNDDSLWWWPGDGDGGVNKNNSNGIGWEYSYAARTQDTFSALDITGDGRMDVSTLFSPTVLQLKAGPSASSSTHGTGTPTNWPGSTFGTVSHVFAGDFNGDRKGDMAGVDSNGFLWWWPGNGNGSFGTPSKMNNATDWGTVKDLM, encoded by the coding sequence ATGGCTTCCTGTGCCGCCCTCGCGATGGCCGTGACAACGCTCGGTTACGCCGCGTCGGCGGCCGAGACCGACAAGGCCCCGCCCGAAGGCGTCAACGTCTCCCCGCTGGCGAAGGCGAGGGCGTCCGGTAAGCCGGTGGAGGTGGTGGAGAACCGCACGGAGTCGTCCGAGACGTATGTGAATCCCTCCGGCACGCTGACGGTCACGCGGCACATGACGCCGGTGCGGGTGAAGCAGGGTGGTACGTGGGTCCCCGTGGACACCGCTCTGGTGTCCCGTGAGGGGCGCGTGGTGCCGAAGGCCGCGCCTGTCGGACTCGAGCTCTCCGACGGCGGGGCCGGGCCGATGGTGCGGCTCAACGACGACCGGCACGTGCTGGAGATGAGCTGGCCCGGTGAGTTGCCGGAGCCGAAGCTGGCCGGCCCCGTGGCGACCTACGCGGAGGTGCTGCCGGGGGTCGATCTCCAGGTCACGGCGGAGGCGGAAGGCTTCTCGCAACTGCTGGTGGTCAAGGACGCCAAAGCGGCGAAGAACCCGAAGCTGAAGAAGGTCGCCTTCGGGCTGAAGGCGAACGGGCTGAAGGTCACCGGCGACGACAAGCAGGGCCTGAAAGCGGTCGACGCCAAGGGACGCACCGCCTTCTCCGGCCCCGCGCCGCAGATGTGGGACAGCGCGAAGGGCGAGAAGAAGAAGCGGGCGGTCATGGGGACCGAGGTCGCGGAGGGCCGCATCACGGTCGTCCCGGACCAGAAGCTGCTCAGCGCCCCCGACACCGCCTATCCGGTGTACGTCGACCCCTCGTTCACGGTGGGGATGTCCAACTGGACCGACGTGGAGCAGATGTACCCCAACGCGTCCGGATGGAACGACCGGGACGAGACCAATATCTCCGTGGGGTACTGGTACTACAACAACGCGCCCAACGGGTTCCGCGGGTTCTTCCAGATGGACGTGCCGAACCTGAATGCGACGCGCGTGGTGACGAAGGCGACGCTCACCTTCAGCGAACTCGGCACCAGCCCCGAATGCACCACCATTCCCCTGGAACTCTGGCACACCGGACGCATCTCGCCCGCGACCACCTGGAACAACCAGCCCACCTGGAACACGAAGATAGCCACATATTCCTGCGTCGGGGACAAGATCACCCAGAACGTCCTGGCCGCCGTGCAAGCGGCCGCCAAGAGCGGAAGCATCGTCGACTTCGGCGTGCGGACCACCGACGCCGTGGAGAAGAAGCAGAAGGGATTCGGCTGGCGGTGGGTGTACCCCATGACCGCGTCCCTCAGCGTGGAGTACGCCTACAACGGCCAGTGCTTCATGATCAGCGAAGTGGACCGCAAGGACCCCGACGGAAACGCCTTCACCAAGGAGATGAACTGCGAGAGCCAGGCCACGGCGGTGCGGAGCGAGCCGTTCAACAGCAGCGCCCAGACGGGAAACCTGCTGGCCGGACCGCACGGCTTCGTGTGCTGGCGCAGCGGTGACCTCAACGGCGCCGGCAACCGCATCTGGTACTACATCAAGGGCGACACGTCCACCGGCTGGACGAGCTGGCAGGGCTGGGGCTACGTCCCCGCTGACAAGATCACGGGCGCGGGAACGGAGCCCTATCCCGGGCTGCCCGCCTGTGGCGTGCACACCACCACCCCCGGTATCGCCGCCCCACAGGACTTCAACTCCGACGGACTGTCCGACGTCCTGGCCCTCCAGCCGGACGGCAACCTCGCCCTCTACCCGGGCAACGGCAACGGCACCCTCGCCAACAAGCGGATGCTGTGGACCGACGGACGGGGCACCGGTTACACGAACCTCTTCACCGGTGACTTCGACGCGGACGGCATGGGCGACGTGGGCGCCTTCGCCGACACCGTCATCTGGTGGTGGCGCGGCGACGGCAACAGCGGGGTCGAAGACACGCGTCGGCCGCTGATGGACAACCGGTACAAGACGCAGGCCTACTTCAATCCCGGTCTGCACCACCCGTGCCGTGTCGCCTTCGCCGCCGACTTCAACGGTGACGGCACAACCGACATCATGGCCGCCTGCGGTCAGGGTTCGGAGCAGGGCAACTACAACGACGACAGCCTCTGGTGGTGGCCCGGCGACGGAGACGGCGGCGTCAACAAGAACAACAGCAACGGCATCGGCTGGGAGTATTCCTACGCCGCCCGTACGCAGGACACCTTCTCCGCCCTGGACATCACGGGTGACGGCCGCATGGACGTCAGCACCCTGTTCTCCCCGACTGTCCTGCAGTTGAAGGCGGGGCCGAGCGCGTCCAGCTCGACGCACGGCACCGGCACGCCGACCAACTGGCCAGGCAGCACGTTCGGCACGGTGTCCCACGTGTTCGCGGGGGACTTCAACGGTGACCGCAAGGGCGACATGGCGGGCGTCGACTCCAACGGCTTCCTGTGGTGGTGGCCCGGCAACGGCAACGGATCGTTCGGCACCCCGTCGAAGATGAACAACGCCACGGACTGGGGGACCGTGAAGGACCTCATGTAA
- a CDS encoding FG-GAP repeat domain-containing protein yields the protein MVLTTLGFAASAAEPDRSGTGHQAAVSALAEARASGKPVEVLENRTESSETYVNPSGTLTVTQHMTPVRVKQGGEWVPVDTALVSRDGRVAPKAAAAGLELSDGGAGPMVRLNDDRHVLEMSWPGELPKPKLAGPVATYAEVLPGVDLQVTAEVEGFSQLLVVKDAKAAKNPKLKKVAFGLKANGLKVTGDGTQGLKAVDAKGRTVFSGPAPRMWDSAKGPKKEAVMETEVTAGGLAVVPDQRLLTDPDTSYPVYVDPSFSKKASAWSQLSSYWPTRSGWMYGHELQTGQYQIGSTYPRQRAFFQMDVPYLAGRQVLNASLTLKDMSWYTGDCAASTVELWHTGRATPATTWNNQAEWKTKLASAACPAGTLTFNALGATQAAARAGTTIVDLGLRGSAAAETPPTQTIRRFEVATASLTVEIAYNGECFLRDQVAYEDPDGNAFHTEMSCEAQASDVRIEPYAASQVTGRLLAGPHGFVCWRSGDTNGAGNRIWYYVKGDTSTGWTSWQGWGYVPADKITGAGSVPFPGLPACNVHNVTPGLVAPQDFNSDGVTDVVALQSDGNLALHPGNGNGTLADKRLIWSDGRGNGYKQVFPADFNTDGRGDVAAVDGDNRIWWWTGNGDGGVTGPALPLTDDVKHAHGVFAEGYPPRCRDFVSTDVNGDGKGDILAACGIQELDPETEVLWWWRGNGDGEYVPGAHMTEHAFEGSVITLDSNADGRMDVAEHVPDGRLLIQPGSGDGHWDYGTVRAWPAAGFGPVSKAFAGDFNGDRRGDLAAVDASGSLWWWAGDGNGAFAAPSKMSAATDWGSAKDLM from the coding sequence GTGGTGTTGACAACGCTCGGATTCGCGGCATCGGCGGCCGAGCCGGACAGGAGCGGTACCGGTCACCAGGCGGCGGTTTCCGCGCTGGCGGAGGCGAGGGCGTCCGGCAAGCCGGTGGAGGTGCTGGAGAACCGGACGGAATCGTCGGAGACGTATGTGAATCCCTCCGGCACGCTGACGGTCACGCAGCACATGACGCCGGTGCGGGTGAAGCAGGGCGGTGAGTGGGTCCCCGTGGACACCGCTCTGGTGTCCCGTGACGGCCGTGTGGCGCCGAAGGCCGCGGCCGCCGGGCTGGAGCTCTCCGACGGCGGGGCCGGGCCGATGGTGCGGCTCAACGACGACCGGCACGTGCTGGAGATGAGCTGGCCCGGCGAGCTGCCCAAACCGAAGCTGGCCGGCCCCGTGGCGACCTACGCGGAGGTGCTGCCGGGGGTCGATCTCCAGGTCACGGCGGAGGTGGAAGGCTTCTCGCAGTTGCTGGTGGTCAAGGACGCCAAAGCGGCGAAGAACCCGAAGCTGAAGAAGGTCGCCTTCGGGCTGAAGGCGAACGGGCTGAAGGTCACCGGCGACGGCACCCAGGGTTTGAAGGCGGTGGACGCCAAGGGGCGTACGGTCTTCTCCGGCCCGGCGCCGCGGATGTGGGACAGCGCGAAGGGGCCGAAGAAGGAAGCGGTCATGGAGACCGAGGTCACCGCCGGCGGCCTCGCCGTGGTCCCCGACCAGAGGCTGCTCACGGACCCGGACACCTCCTACCCGGTGTACGTCGACCCTTCGTTCAGCAAAAAGGCGTCGGCCTGGAGCCAGCTGTCCTCCTACTGGCCCACCCGGTCCGGCTGGATGTACGGGCACGAGCTCCAGACCGGTCAATACCAGATCGGCAGCACCTACCCGCGCCAACGCGCCTTTTTCCAGATGGACGTACCGTACCTGGCGGGCCGTCAGGTGCTGAATGCCTCCCTGACCCTCAAGGACATGTCCTGGTACACGGGGGACTGCGCGGCCTCGACCGTGGAGCTGTGGCACACCGGACGCGCCACACCGGCGACCACGTGGAACAACCAGGCGGAGTGGAAGACGAAACTCGCCTCGGCCGCCTGCCCGGCCGGAACGCTCACCTTCAACGCCCTGGGCGCGACGCAGGCGGCCGCCCGCGCCGGCACCACCATCGTGGACCTGGGGCTGCGGGGCTCGGCCGCCGCCGAGACGCCGCCGACACAGACCATCAGAAGGTTCGAGGTGGCCACGGCCAGCCTCACGGTCGAGATCGCGTACAACGGGGAGTGCTTCCTGCGCGACCAGGTGGCGTACGAGGACCCCGACGGCAACGCCTTCCACACCGAGATGAGCTGCGAGGCGCAGGCTTCGGACGTCCGGATCGAGCCGTACGCCGCCTCTCAGGTCACCGGCCGCCTCCTGGCGGGACCGCACGGCTTCGTGTGCTGGCGCAGCGGTGACACCAATGGTGCGGGCAACCGCATCTGGTACTACGTCAAGGGCGACACGTCCACCGGCTGGACGAGCTGGCAGGGCTGGGGCTACGTACCGGCCGACAAGATCACTGGGGCCGGTTCCGTGCCCTTCCCCGGCTTGCCCGCCTGCAACGTGCACAACGTCACGCCGGGCCTCGTCGCACCGCAGGACTTCAACTCCGACGGCGTCACCGATGTCGTCGCCCTCCAGAGCGACGGCAACCTCGCCCTCCATCCGGGCAACGGCAACGGCACCCTGGCGGACAAGCGGCTCATCTGGTCGGACGGCCGGGGCAACGGCTATAAGCAGGTCTTCCCCGCCGACTTCAACACCGACGGCAGGGGCGATGTCGCCGCCGTCGACGGCGACAACCGTATCTGGTGGTGGACCGGCAACGGTGACGGCGGAGTCACCGGCCCGGCGCTGCCGCTGACCGATGACGTCAAACACGCCCATGGCGTGTTCGCGGAGGGCTACCCGCCACGCTGCCGGGACTTCGTCTCCACCGACGTCAACGGCGACGGCAAGGGTGACATCCTCGCCGCCTGCGGAATCCAGGAGCTCGATCCCGAGACCGAGGTCCTGTGGTGGTGGCGGGGGAACGGCGACGGCGAGTACGTCCCTGGGGCGCACATGACCGAGCACGCCTTCGAGGGGAGCGTGATCACGCTGGACTCCAACGCCGACGGCCGTATGGACGTGGCGGAGCACGTACCTGACGGGCGGCTTCTGATCCAGCCCGGGTCCGGCGACGGCCACTGGGACTACGGCACCGTACGGGCATGGCCCGCCGCCGGTTTCGGCCCGGTGAGCAAGGCCTTCGCCGGCGACTTCAACGGCGACCGGCGCGGCGACCTCGCCGCCGTCGACGCGAGCGGCTCCCTGTGGTGGTGGGCAGGTGACGGCAACGGCGCCTTCGCCGCTCCGTCGAAGATGTCGGCCGCGACGGACTGGGGGAGCGCGAAGGACCTCATGTGA
- a CDS encoding MMPL family transporter, with amino-acid sequence MSAAPPARVARIREDYERTGSGTAAVAMGLERIGRMVTATAVLISIAFLAFLVSGITFVKAYGIGLPLAVLVDATVIRGALLPAAMRLGGQAMRWTQAPRVDCTRASASANRGSPPRRPLRPTPHSWPPDKWG; translated from the coding sequence TTGAGCGCAGCACCACCTGCCCGGGTCGCCCGGATCCGGGAGGACTACGAACGCACTGGGTCCGGCACCGCCGCCGTGGCCATGGGTCTGGAACGCATCGGGCGCATGGTGACCGCGACCGCCGTGCTGATCTCGATCGCCTTCCTGGCCTTCCTCGTATCGGGCATCACGTTCGTCAAGGCATACGGCATCGGACTGCCGCTCGCCGTGCTGGTGGACGCGACGGTCATCCGCGGTGCGCTCCTGCCGGCAGCCATGCGGCTAGGCGGACAGGCGATGCGGTGGACCCAGGCCCCCCGCGTCGACTGCACGCGCGCTTCGGCATCAGCGAATCGGGGGAGCCCGCCCCGACGGCCCCTCCGGCCGACACCGCACAGTTGGCCCCCAGATAAGTGGGGATGA
- a CDS encoding ATP-dependent DNA ligase, producing MLRSRRGTELGRAFPEVVAGAAQVRDATALDGELGVREEGRLAFERLQDRLARPGAGAARAAAEWPAHFVTFDLLRLSGTNTKTWPYRRHRAALESLFAARRLSAPWALCRS from the coding sequence GTGCTGCGCTCAAGGCGCGGCACCGAGCTGGGGCGGGCGTTTCCGGAGGTTGTGGCCGGCGCGGCGCAGGTGCGGGACGCGACCGCGCTGGACGGCGAGCTGGGCGTGCGGGAGGAAGGGCGGCTCGCTTTCGAGCGGTTGCAGGACCGGCTTGCCCGGCCTGGTGCCGGCGCGGCTCGGGCGGCTGCCGAGTGGCCGGCCCACTTCGTCACGTTCGACCTGCTCCGGCTGTCCGGGACGAACACGAAGACCTGGCCGTACCGACGGCACCGGGCCGCACTGGAGTCGCTGTTCGCCGCGCGAAGGCTGTCGGCGCCGTGGGCACTGTGTCGTTCGTGA